The following coding sequences lie in one Trichoderma breve strain T069 chromosome 1, whole genome shotgun sequence genomic window:
- a CDS encoding ankyrin repeats (3 copies) domain-containing protein, with protein MEAKADIGLDKVPVEILLKIAGFLKSEKDLGALVRSSRRSYITLNGVLYERNVFEAHPKHSCVLWAARNDSLNTIKLAYAHGADLNLYDPRSELRITIVWSKRKKVDARKIFSPLHVSVMKGYHHITRYLLDHGASVDIPSVGLCSCHAMNFRPLFPAWYPLHTALVHAKEGEISSEMLIRHGARKVAAECPGLSFQTISHQPSLARLVADLGGLREGNVDALGYAPLHLASLDGMDDVVEMILENPEANIQVRTLEENSTVLHCAVRQRNLNTTKRLLEVPGVEVETTDAHNRNVVYAAARGYNDGTVASIISLLVERGANINLPDETGVTPLYAAASRILIYDYPNFKAVEALLAHGADPFLYQKNEHGWTIFHQLLRQAPNFGEVVNPRRAALKRLIELGLDFDTCSCTTQDEYGLDFDSDATPLFFAAAQAQDPECTEILLKAGARPNTPVLNRENPEHMQTQSFLAGVFRHLWWETESRGFAPPLSQAGEIVALLLKYGASLEDVDGVESALEFVCRCPEERMDYSHLDFVLKHATRENVSPEHVEGVINGNKLESSKTEGAIADHHRIVAHKLIKFGEREFPGEILTEEIADDVMDVDVDADDDSDDTCTE; from the coding sequence AtggaggccaaggcagatATCGGGCTCGACAAGGTTCCCGTCGAGATCCTTCTCAAGATTGCTGGCTTCCTCAAGAGTGAAAAAGATCTTGGGGCTCTTGTTCGCTCATCCCGCCGCTCATATATAACGCTCAACGGCGTTTTATACGAACGCAATGTGTTTGAAGCTCATCCTAAACATTCCTGTGTTCTTTGGGCGGCCAGAAACGACTCGTTGAATACGATAAAGCTGGCCTATGCCCATGGCGCCGATCTGAACCTCTACGACCCGCGATCTGAGCTGAGAATAACTATTGTGTGGtccaaaagaaagaaagtgGATGCTAGAAAGATATTCTCGCCGCTCCACGTGTCAGTGATGAAGGGCTATCACCACATCACACGGTATCTCCTTGATCATGGCGCCTCCGTCGACATTCCGTCAGTCGGCCTCTGCAGCTGCCATGCCATGAACTTCAGGCCACTGTTCCCCGCATGGTATCCGCTTCACACAGCTCTGGTTCATGCAAAAGAGGGCGAAATCTCATCAGAGATGTTGATACGGCACGGTGCGCGTAAGGTGGCTGCAGAGTGTCCTGGCCTGAGCTTTCAAACAATAAGCCACCAGCCAAGCCTGGCCAGACTTGTTGCCGATTTGGGAGGCCTTAGAGAGGGCAACGTAGACGCCTTGGGCTATGCGCCACTTCATCTTGCTTCACTGGATGGAATGGACGATGTGGTTGAGATGATCCTCGAGAACCCTGAAGCCAACATTCAAGTAAGAACCCTCGAGGAAAACAGTACTGTTTTGCATTGCGCCGTCAGACAGCGAAACCTCAACACGACAAAGCGGCTTCTAGAAGTGCCAGGCGTAGAGGTTGAGACTACGGACGCTCATAACAGGAACGTCGTTTACGCCGCAGCAAGGGGTTACAACGATGGGACTGTTGCGTCCATCATTTCCCTCCTCGTCGAGCGCGgtgccaacatcaacctaCCGGATGAGACTGGGGTAACTCCTCTCTATGCCGCGGCTTCCAGAATCTTGATATATGACTATCCCAATTTCAAGGCCGTTGAAGCGCTGCTCGCTCACGGCGCCGACCCCTTTTTGTATCAAAAGAACGAACATGGCTGGACCATCTTTCACCAACTGCTTCGGCAGGCCCCCAATTTCGGGGAGGTGGTCAATCCGCGACGGGCTGCGCTGAAAAGACTCATTGAGCTGGGACTTGATTTTGACACTTGCTCCTGTACCACTCAAGATGAATACGGCCTCGACTTTGACAGCGACGCCACGCCGCTGTTCTTTGCTGCCGCACAAGCCCAAGACCCGGAGTGCACCGAGATTCTCCTCAAGGCCGGTGCCAGGCCAAATACGCCGGTGCTGAATCGAGAGAATCCCGAGCACATGCAAACTCAAAGCTTTTTGGCTGGTGTATTTCGCCATTTGTGGTGGGAAACAGAGAGTCGAGGGTTTGCTCCTCCTCTAAGCCAGGCTGGTGAGATCGTAGCATTGCTTCTCAAGTACGGCGCCAGCTTGGAGGACGTCGATGGAGTAGAATCTGCCCTGGAGTTTGTGTGCCGGTGTCCGGAGGAGAGAATGGATTACTCCCATTTGGACTTTGTGCTGAAGCACGCTACCCGCGAAAATGTGTCTCCTGAGCACGTCGAGGGGGTTATTAATGGCAATAAGCTTGAATCTAGTAAAACTGAGGGTGCAATTGCCGACCATCATAGGATCGTGGCTCACAAGCTGATAAAGTTTGGGGAAAGGGAATTTCCGGGAGAGATTTTGACTGAGGAAATTGCGGATGATGTGATGGACGTCGACGTCGATGCTGACGATGATAGCGATGATACATGTACTGAATAA
- a CDS encoding fibronectin type III domain-containing protein, with translation MLVSLTVGKVDAGVTVLLTPDKRLIEFPSILLPPNISSGSIVDITVGRNVSKEAAAEDEFRSLQDRIFQSFGASEPAAPVLRCRNATQTSVVLEWDPIELATADLMSLSLYRNGQKAGNIPRPLEMHSTKISGLAVDTEYSFHLVLRTSAGTRASEKVVVRTHKMTDLSGITITTGILPATTRENLTRAVERIGAKIVDGVRIDTTHFVTTEGRGTAWEKAVENNIPVVRPEWVTACEQNGRILGVTKFYLDVMRPGPPSDDQLPPPPAKDVPPKDTPPRASPPAQESATDKSRDSKSATPPVNGKKEHEAEAESSKAGENSNSQEDEDDEEEEEEGESSEQKTKSDEQAEQKVRLEDVQEQKVALRPVESQTAIVEQVSDDDEDGSRPADGASFQEVEL, from the exons ATGCTCGTCTCCCTGACGGTCGGCAAGGTTGACGCTGGCGTCACCGTGCTGCTGACCCCAGACAAGCGCTTG ATCGAATTCCCTTCCATTCTGCTGCCTCCCAACATCTCCTCCGGTAGTATCGTTGACATCACGGTTGGCCGCAACGTCAGCAAGGAGGCTGCTGCGGAAGACGAGTTCCGCTCCCTCCAAGACCGCATCTTCCAGTCCTTTGGCGCCTCCGAACCCGCCGCGCCCGTCCTGCGCTGCCGCAATGCGACCCAAACCTCCGTCGTCCTGGAGTGGGACCCCATCGAGCTCGCTACTGCCGACTTGATGTCCCTGAGCCTGTATCGCAATGGGCAAAAGGCCGGCAACATTCCCCGGCCGCTGGAGATGCACAGCACCAAGATTAGCGGCCTGGCCGTCGACACTGAATACAGTTTCCACCTGGTCCTGCGGACGAGCGCTGGCACGCGAGCAAGCGAGAAGGTGGTTGTGCGAACCCACAAGATGACGGATCTCAGCGGAATCACCATCACAACCGGCATTCTGCCCGCGACGACAAGAGAGAACCTGACACGTGCGGTGGAGCGCATTGGAGCCAAGATTGTCGACGGAGTGCGCATCGACACGACGCATTTCGTCACCACCGAAGGCAGGGGAACGGCGTGGGAaaaggccgtcgagaacAACATCCCTGTGGTGCGGCCCGAATGGGTGACGGCCTGCGAGCAGAACGGCCGGATCCTCGGTGTCACCAAATTCTATCTCGATGTCATGCGACCAGGTCCTCCCAGCGATGACCAGCtacctcctcctcccgccaAAGACGTGCCTCCCAAGGACACACCACCGCGAGCGTCACCACCGGCGCAAGAGTCAGCTACTGATAAGTCTCGGGACAGCAAATCAGCCACTCCACCCGTCAACGGAAAGAAAGAgcatgaagcagaagcagaatcgTCCAAAGCCGGAGAAAATTCCAACTCccaggaagacgaggacgatgaagaagaggaggaggagggagagtCGTCGGagcaaaagacaaagtcTGACGAGCAGGCAGAGCAAAAAGTACGTCTAGAAGACGTTCAGGAGCAAAAAGTGGCACTGCGGCCTGTCGAGTCCCAAACGGCCATTGTGGAACAAGtcagcgatgacgacgaagatggatCCCGGCCCGCGGATGGGGCGTCGTTCCAGGAGGTTGAGCTGTAG